The Acidobacteriota bacterium nucleotide sequence CCGGCTCCGGCGCTGCCGCCCGCGGTTCCTCGCCCTGATCGGGGATGCCATCGCGGCGCTGCCGCCGCAGGCTCTCTGCCGATCCGTGCCGCACCGCGGCGCCTCCGCGAACCGAGGCTCGCCCGGCCTTGCCGAGCCGCGCCGTATCCGCCGGCCGGCGATTCAGGCGGCTGCGCCTCTCTACAATGACGCCGAAATGACCTCCATGACCTTGGGTAAGCTGCTGGCCGCCCTGCGGCGCGCCAGCGCCGACGTCCACGCGCGATGGGAAGCGTGCACGGTAAGAGCCGAAGTGCGCCAGGCACTCGTGCAGCCGTTCCTGCAGCGTGTCCTCGGCGTCGACGTCTTCGATCCGTTCGCACTCGTCCCGGACTCGGCCGGTTCGACCACGAAGACGAACCTCAAGCACCCGGACGCCAGGGTCGAGTACGCCGTGCGCCGGGGCGGCGCCCCGGTGCTGCTCGTCGCTGTTTTCGCGCGCCGCGATCGCGACGGCCGGAACGAGGCGCTCGATCGGCTGTCGAAATGCCTGGAACAGAGCCAGGCGAAACTGGGGGCGATCACGGACGGACGCACCTGGGAGTGGATCGGAGACCTGCGCGAGGCCGGCCTCGGCGTCAGCGCGTGGGCCCGCACGGTGCTGGAACCGGGCACGCTGCGCCTCCCGGCCGCACAGGCCCTGGCGCCCATGCACCAGGCCAACTGGGACCAGAGGCGGGTCCTGGAACAGGCCGCCCTGGCGATCTACACCGCCCGGGCCCGAAGCGCCCTGATGGAGCTGCTCACCGATCCGTCGGACGAGTTGGTGAAGATGATCGCCGGCATGGTGCACACCGGCCAGAGAACCCCGCGCGTCCTCGACCTGGTCGGCGCCGGGCTGCGGGCGGCCATCGCGTCGATGGACGCCAGGACGCCGCCTCCCGGGCTGATGCCAACGGCGGTTCCGCAACCGCGCCCGAAGCGGCCGGGCCAGACGCTGGCCCTAGAATGCGACGAGCCGGGCTGCCCGGCGCCCACCGACACGCGCAACCAGGCGGACGTGATGCGCTGGGCCCTCGACCGGCTGGCGAGCCGGCCGGGCGCGGACGAGGCCTTCGCCAAGTCCAAGCCGATGACCCGCGACCTCGCGGACCTGCCCGCGACGGTCCGCGCCAACCCGAGCCGCTACTGGTCCGGCAACGGCTGGTACACGTCGATCGTCCGGCCTGCGGCCCGCAAGGCCGCGCTCATCAACGAGCTGGCGCGCGCACTCGACGCGCCCGTCAAGGCACGCGTCGTCGGCGCCGACACGCGCGCCGGGAAGGCATCGGCACGGGCCGCGTAACCGGCGAGCCAATCAACCAGGGAGAGACCGACCATGGAGCAGACAGCGACCGCCGAGCCCACCGCCGGAAGCAGGAGCTTCCGCGTCCGGTACGTCACGACGCTGGACCGGCTGGAGCAGCTGAGCGACGACGAGCGGCGCCGTCTGGCGCCGGTCGCCGAACGCTACGCCTTCCGGCTCAACGACTACTACGCCGGCCTCATCGACTGGTCGGACCCCGAGGATCCGATTCGCCGCCTGGTCGTGCCCGACGAGCGGGAGCTCGCCGACTACGGCGCGCTCGATGCGAGCGACGAGGAGGCGAACACGGTCGCCCGCGGCGTGCAGCACAAGTACGCAGACACCGCGCTGCTGCTGTGCAACGAGGTCTGCGGCGCCTACTGCCGCTACTGCTTCCGCAAGCGGCTGTTCATGAACGACAACGACGAGGCGACCAACGACGTCGCCGACGGCGTCGCCTACATCGCCGCGCATCCCGAGATCACCAACGTCCTGCTCACCGGCGGCGACCCGCTGCTGATGAGCACCCGACGCCTGGCCGAGATCATCGGCCAGCTGGCGCTGATCGACCACGTCCGGATCATCCGCATCGGATCGAAGATGCCGGCGTTCGATCCGTGGCGGCTGCGCCGTGACGCCGAGCTGCAGGCGCTGCTGCGCAAGCACTCGCGCGGACCCCGGCGCATCTACCTGATGGCGCACTTCGACCACCCGCGCGAGCTCACCGGCGAGGCGCTCGCCGAGCTGCAGGCCTTCGCCGACTGCGGCGTGACGATGGTGAACCAGTGCCCGCTCATCCGCGGCATCAACGACGACGCCGAGGTGCTCGGCGAGCTGTACAACCGCCTGAGCTGGGCCGGATGCCCTCCCTACTACCTGTTCCAGGGCCGGCCGACCGCCGGCAACGCGCCCTACGAGGTGCCGCTGGTCGAGGGCTGGCGGATCTTCCAGGCGGCCTTGCGCCACGGGTCCGGGCTGGCGCGGCGCGCCCGCTACGTCATGTCCCACGCGACGGGCAAAATCGAGGTGTCGCTGGTCACCGACGACAGCATCTACCTGCGCTATCACCAGGCGAAGGACCCCACCAACCTCGGCCGGGTGATGCACGCGCGGCGCGACGACCGGGCCGCCTGGATGGACGAGCTCGATTACCGGTTCCAGCCCCTCGTGTAGTCCCGCGCGCCGCGGGCCACGGCCTTGCCGAGCCGCGCTTCCTGGACGCCGCCCGGCTACCCGCACGCGGGGCGCCGACCCGCCTCCCCGCAGCGATCCAGAAGCGCCTCGAGGGCTCTGGCCTCCGCCTCGGTGACCGTCAACCCGTACCGCTGCCGGATGCGCAGCTGGGCGCGCGCGTACCAACAGGCATTGCGCGTAGGCAGCCAGCCGTCGGGGCCGCGGCCTCGACGGCCGTCCGCGAATACGGCCCGTTCGGCATAGACCCAGTTGTCCGGGTCCGAGGCGAACGCCCGGCGCACCAGCGGCGGCGCGGCGCACAGCCCCGCCGCATGCGCCGCCGCGGGCGGGACGACCCGGCCCAGAGCGACCGAGCGCACCGAATCGAACGCCGTGCACGACAGAACCGAGCGGAACGCGTCGCCTCGTGGGGCGGCCGACAGCCTCGGAGACGGCCACGGGCCTGCCGAGGCGTAGTCGCTCCCGTCGTAGGCCGTGCAGGCCGAAGGCTCCCCGATGCGCAAGCCGCGCCAGCTGCGCGGATGAACGAACGCCACCTCCGCCGCCGCGCGCCGTTTCCGCGCAACCTCCCCCGCCGGCGGGGCCGGTTGCCGGTACGCGTTCCGCCAGTCCCGCTCCCCGGCGGGCGGCGGATTC carries:
- a CDS encoding 4Fe-4S cluster-binding domain-containing protein, giving the protein MEQTATAEPTAGSRSFRVRYVTTLDRLEQLSDDERRRLAPVAERYAFRLNDYYAGLIDWSDPEDPIRRLVVPDERELADYGALDASDEEANTVARGVQHKYADTALLLCNEVCGAYCRYCFRKRLFMNDNDEATNDVADGVAYIAAHPEITNVLLTGGDPLLMSTRRLAEIIGQLALIDHVRIIRIGSKMPAFDPWRLRRDAELQALLRKHSRGPRRIYLMAHFDHPRELTGEALAELQAFADCGVTMVNQCPLIRGINDDAEVLGELYNRLSWAGCPPYYLFQGRPTAGNAPYEVPLVEGWRIFQAALRHGSGLARRARYVMSHATGKIEVSLVTDDSIYLRYHQAKDPTNLGRVMHARRDDRAAWMDELDYRFQPLV